The Deinococcus koreensis genome window below encodes:
- a CDS encoding ScyD/ScyE family protein, whose amino-acid sequence MHGLDHLTRPPRSRLPLAGLLSLALLSGCARPVTPTAPVPPKVVATGLNGPQGVHVSADGTVWVTDDGLGGTTPFTVPGQTDPGNFGDSARLVKVAPDGTQSVVTSMPSINIPGIGPTGGGKIAVIGDAVYVANGVWNAGFSVARPAKASAVLRVDGSATVELANVFAFEAATNPDGVAPAQGGIDSHAYGLAAGPDGQLYVADAGANALFKVNPQGGLVSLVASLAGKTGTGAQSVPTGVAFGNDGNAYVSLLSGGPFPSGAARIVKVAGGVVSDFATGLTMLTDVEKGPDGKLYAVSFGSFNPASTAIPFTANAGSIIRLGSGGEKTTVLSGLNYPTSISFNAAGDAFVAENGLGLPGSGRVVRYSQLTRYTGQ is encoded by the coding sequence ATGCATGGACTCGATCACCTGACCCGTCCGCCCCGTTCCCGGCTGCCGCTCGCCGGCCTGCTGAGCCTGGCCCTGCTGAGTGGCTGTGCCCGGCCGGTCACGCCGACGGCGCCGGTGCCACCGAAGGTGGTGGCGACCGGTCTGAACGGCCCGCAGGGGGTACACGTCTCGGCAGACGGCACGGTCTGGGTCACCGACGACGGACTGGGCGGCACCACTCCCTTCACAGTGCCCGGACAGACCGATCCGGGCAACTTCGGCGATTCGGCCCGTCTGGTCAAGGTCGCACCCGACGGCACGCAGAGCGTGGTAACCAGTATGCCCTCGATCAACATCCCCGGCATCGGCCCGACGGGCGGCGGCAAGATCGCCGTGATCGGCGACGCGGTGTATGTGGCCAACGGCGTGTGGAACGCGGGCTTCTCGGTGGCCCGGCCGGCCAAGGCCTCGGCGGTGCTGCGGGTCGACGGCAGCGCCACGGTGGAACTCGCCAACGTCTTCGCCTTCGAGGCCGCCACCAATCCCGACGGCGTGGCCCCGGCGCAGGGGGGCATCGACTCGCACGCCTACGGTCTGGCCGCCGGGCCGGACGGTCAGCTGTATGTGGCCGACGCCGGTGCCAACGCGCTGTTCAAGGTCAACCCCCAGGGCGGCCTGGTAAGTCTGGTCGCCTCGCTGGCAGGCAAGACCGGCACCGGAGCCCAGTCGGTGCCCACCGGGGTCGCGTTCGGGAACGACGGCAACGCCTACGTCTCGCTGCTCAGCGGCGGCCCCTTCCCGAGCGGCGCGGCCAGGATCGTCAAGGTCGCGGGCGGCGTGGTCAGCGACTTCGCCACCGGCCTGACCATGCTCACCGATGTGGAGAAGGGGCCGGACGGCAAGCTCTACGCCGTGTCGTTCGGCTCGTTCAACCCGGCCTCCACAGCCATCCCGTTCACGGCCAACGCGGGTTCGATCATCCGGCTGGGGTCGGGCGGCGAGAAGACGACTGTGCTCAGCGGCCTGAACTACCCGACCTCGATCTCATTCAATGCCGCTGGGGACGCCTTCGTGGCAGAGAACGGCCTGGGGCTGCCGGGAAGTGGCCGGGTGGTTCGGTACTCGCAGCTGACGCGGTACACCGGGCAGTAA
- a CDS encoding ABC transporter ATP-binding protein, with the protein MSQLHVEHVTLTFGGLNALSDVSLSVPEGEIVSIIGPNGAGKTSLLNCISGFYHPTRGRISYGEHDLSRAAPNVVTSYGIARAFQNLELFRGLNVVENLLLARHTHLKYSLLDSLVYYGRASRREAENRAYVERIIDFMELEEHRAHPVGTLAYGIQKRVEVARALTLAPSLLLLDEPMAGMNVEEKEDMVRFVLDIGREHGITVVLIEHDLGVVMDISDRVYVLDFGQLIASGTPAEVSADPRVIEAYTGVAGHDPRQAVGA; encoded by the coding sequence ATGTCGCAACTGCATGTTGAACACGTCACCCTGACCTTCGGCGGGCTGAACGCCCTGAGTGACGTGAGCCTGAGCGTCCCGGAGGGCGAGATCGTGTCCATCATCGGGCCGAACGGGGCCGGGAAGACCAGCCTGCTGAACTGCATCAGCGGCTTCTACCACCCCACCCGGGGCCGCATCAGCTACGGCGAGCACGACCTGAGCCGCGCCGCGCCGAACGTGGTGACCAGTTACGGGATCGCGCGGGCCTTCCAGAACCTGGAGCTGTTCCGGGGGCTGAACGTGGTGGAGAACCTGCTGCTGGCGCGGCACACCCACCTGAAGTACAGCCTGCTGGACTCGCTGGTGTACTACGGCCGGGCCAGCCGCCGCGAGGCCGAGAACCGCGCCTACGTCGAGCGCATCATCGACTTCATGGAGCTGGAGGAACACCGCGCCCACCCGGTCGGCACGCTGGCCTACGGCATCCAGAAGCGCGTGGAGGTCGCCCGCGCGCTCACGCTGGCGCCCTCGCTGCTGCTGCTCGACGAGCCGATGGCCGGCATGAACGTCGAGGAGAAGGAGGACATGGTGCGCTTCGTCCTCGACATCGGGCGCGAGCACGGCATCACGGTCGTGCTGATCGAGCATGACCTGGGCGTGGTCATGGACATCAGCGACCGGGTGTACGTGCTGGACTTCGGGCAGTTGATCGCCTCCGGTACCCCGGCAGAGGTCAGCGCCGATCCCCGCGTGATCGAGGCGTACACCGGCGTGGCGGGCCACGACCCCCGGCAGGCGGTGGGCGCATGA
- a CDS encoding ABC transporter substrate-binding protein — MKRALVLSALLTLSTAAAQKTVTIGWSGAITGPTSDAGASYAAGIEDYCKYAIAQNMVPDTKLNCVVRDDQYNNANTQRNFEDYVGNLRASAFLGYSTGGTLQLKSTIQETKTVTFPGSYHIGNIDGANSDYIFLPISSYSEQLISLVEWVAKKERGAKIALVVNPSPFGRAPVDDVKKAAERLGVKIVDVQEVGANNLDNTALLKRFEAAGVKYVVNQNTAGPVANILKDAKRLGLLGKMQFMGAHYTGGEDLTRLAGDAANNFIWSTSYFLYDEADKPGMQLVKKVGTQYGRKADTIRSVHYTSGMLAASIAIEALKRAKGDGSSEAMLRAVTGMTGSKTFNPGFTVGPVSFSAKDHVGAESLRLLQADNTGNFKAITGAQRSQMFKLVHPN; from the coding sequence ATGAAGAGAGCACTTGTCCTGTCCGCCCTGCTGACCCTGTCCACCGCTGCGGCGCAGAAGACCGTGACCATCGGCTGGAGCGGCGCCATTACCGGGCCGACCTCCGACGCCGGGGCCAGCTACGCCGCCGGGATCGAGGACTACTGCAAGTACGCCATCGCCCAGAACATGGTGCCGGACACCAAGCTCAACTGCGTGGTGCGCGACGACCAGTACAACAACGCCAACACCCAGCGCAACTTCGAGGACTACGTGGGGAACCTCAGGGCCAGCGCCTTCCTGGGCTACTCCACGGGCGGCACACTGCAGCTCAAGAGCACCATCCAGGAGACCAAAACCGTCACGTTTCCCGGCAGCTACCACATCGGCAACATCGACGGCGCCAACTCCGACTACATCTTCCTGCCGATCTCCTCGTACTCCGAGCAGCTGATCAGTCTGGTCGAGTGGGTGGCGAAAAAGGAACGCGGCGCCAAGATCGCCCTGGTCGTGAACCCCAGCCCCTTCGGCCGCGCCCCGGTGGACGACGTGAAGAAGGCCGCCGAGCGCCTGGGCGTGAAGATCGTGGACGTGCAGGAGGTCGGCGCCAACAACCTCGACAACACCGCGCTGCTCAAGCGCTTCGAGGCGGCGGGCGTGAAGTACGTGGTCAACCAGAACACCGCCGGGCCGGTCGCCAACATCCTGAAAGACGCCAAGCGCTTAGGGCTGCTGGGCAAGATGCAGTTCATGGGCGCGCACTACACCGGCGGGGAAGACCTGACCCGCCTGGCCGGCGACGCTGCCAACAACTTCATCTGGAGCACCTCGTACTTCCTCTACGACGAGGCCGACAAGCCGGGGATGCAGCTCGTGAAGAAGGTCGGCACGCAGTACGGCCGCAAGGCCGACACCATCCGCTCGGTGCATTACACCTCCGGGATGCTGGCCGCCAGTATCGCCATCGAGGCCCTGAAGCGCGCCAAGGGCGACGGCAGTTCGGAGGCGATGCTCCGGGCCGTGACGGGCATGACCGGCAGCAAGACCTTCAACCCCGGCTTCACGGTCGGCCCGGTGAGCTTCAGCGCCAAGGATCACGTGGGCGCCGAGAGCCTGCGGCTGCTGCAGGCCGACAACACCGGCAACTTCAAGGCCATCACGGGCGCGCAGCGCAGCCAGATGTTCAAGCTGGTGCACCCGAACTGA
- a CDS encoding phenylacetate--CoA ligase family protein, with product MTHTLSSLLPAPPGIGALLSRLRSLPLYRAALSDVPDGAAWADVPFLTRGRLTGAFEAGELLHPEAVRVHLTPHPGGSWLPEYATRADVASHGQAAARAFARAGVRPGDHVQVAFGYHRFAGGWIMQDGLEALGAKTLPFGPGESEAQLETIRQLGVRVLVSAPSFAQRLGEAGARIDLLISSGEPLTSIAGRREKVEAALGGVALDCYASSEAGLMALETPAKDGLRVLDDWVYLEVIDPETGAAVPDGERGELVVTHLGKQAMPLLRFRTGDLTRLERRAEGTYLPGGVFGNVGGMLKVKGVKLFPREVAFWLAGFGLDHSQHTLRLWSQSGADRVGIGVRGAPRDDLTALRADFQKRFVVRLDALDISPDHEGQGVLDERG from the coding sequence ATGACCCATACCCTGTCTTCGCTGCTTCCGGCTCCCCCCGGCATCGGCGCCCTGCTGTCCCGCCTGCGAAGCCTGCCCCTGTACCGCGCCGCGCTCTCGGACGTGCCCGACGGGGCCGCCTGGGCCGACGTGCCCTTCCTGACCAGAGGGCGGCTGACCGGCGCCTTCGAGGCCGGTGAACTGCTGCACCCGGAGGCTGTCCGGGTACACCTGACCCCGCACCCCGGCGGGAGCTGGCTGCCCGAATACGCCACCCGCGCCGACGTGGCCTCGCACGGTCAGGCGGCGGCGCGGGCCTTCGCGCGGGCCGGCGTGCGCCCGGGCGACCATGTGCAGGTGGCCTTCGGCTACCACCGCTTCGCCGGCGGCTGGATCATGCAGGACGGCCTGGAGGCGCTGGGCGCCAAGACGCTTCCCTTCGGCCCCGGTGAATCGGAGGCGCAGCTGGAGACGATCCGGCAGCTCGGCGTGCGCGTGCTGGTCAGTGCCCCCAGCTTCGCGCAGCGGCTGGGCGAGGCCGGCGCGCGGATCGACCTGCTGATCTCCAGCGGGGAACCCCTGACCTCCATCGCCGGGCGCCGGGAGAAGGTGGAGGCGGCGCTGGGCGGCGTGGCCCTGGACTGCTACGCCAGTTCCGAAGCGGGCCTGATGGCGCTGGAGACCCCAGCCAAGGACGGCCTGCGCGTGCTGGACGACTGGGTGTATCTCGAGGTGATCGACCCCGAGACGGGCGCCGCCGTGCCGGACGGGGAGCGCGGGGAACTGGTGGTCACGCATCTGGGCAAACAGGCCATGCCCCTGCTGCGCTTCCGCACCGGCGACCTGACCCGCCTGGAACGCCGCGCCGAGGGCACCTACCTGCCCGGCGGGGTGTTCGGCAACGTGGGCGGGATGCTCAAGGTCAAGGGCGTGAAGCTCTTCCCGCGCGAGGTCGCCTTCTGGCTGGCCGGCTTCGGCCTGGATCACTCGCAGCACACCCTGCGGCTGTGGTCGCAGTCGGGCGCCGACCGGGTAGGGATCGGGGTACGGGGAGCGCCACGAGACGACCTGACCGCCCTGCGCGCCGACTTCCAGAAACGCTTTGTGGTCAGGCTCGACGCGCTGGACATCAGCCCCGACCACGAGGGCCAGGGGGTGCTGGACGAGCGAGGCTGA
- a CDS encoding AMP-binding protein → MTSLGAVMGDVTALTIPQLLARRAELFPEGVALRHKEFGIWNETTNAAYLERVREVAAGLSALGVARGEKVAIIAENIPAWVFMELGAQALGAVSVGVYQSSAASEVQYVLDYTDAVVVLAEDEEQVDKLLECRAALPRVRRVIYEDARGMSKHAGDDWFLSFAELLKLGREQPGDVFTHESALGRPDDVCHFSLTSGTTGSPKAAMLTHRNLLYMGASLGQVDGFRAGQDYLSFLPMAWIGEQMMSVAVALANGVTVNFPESTQTAMQDLVEVGPHFIFAPPRVWEGIQSQMYIRMQESYGPNRALYARLLGWSTDAADASLSGRRPTPLAAFKRWVAYWGLTRPLLDQLGFLRLKHAYTGGAALGPDVFRFYHGLGVNLKQIYGQTENIGIAYVHRDGDVRFDTVGMILPGGECRISEDGEILSCSPAVCQGYYKKPEATAETIKEGWLHSGDAGRLTADGHLQVIDRLKDVMRSAGGETFSPQYIENRLKFSPFIREAVAFGDGQDEVTAFLNVDPLTVGQWAEKRQLAYSTYMDLSGKPEVAELIRREVEVANTRLEPHERIARFVLLYKLLDADDDELTRTGKVRRGAIREKYAPIVEALYDGSERVRVEAEFRYQDGQTQRLETDVTVHRVPGQPQGAPRRSQAAPVGAGA, encoded by the coding sequence ATGACATCACTGGGCGCCGTGATGGGCGACGTGACCGCCCTGACCATCCCGCAACTGCTCGCGCGCCGGGCCGAGCTGTTCCCGGAGGGCGTGGCGCTGCGGCACAAGGAATTCGGCATCTGGAACGAGACCACCAACGCGGCCTATCTGGAGCGGGTGCGCGAGGTCGCCGCTGGCCTGAGCGCCCTGGGCGTGGCACGCGGCGAGAAGGTCGCCATCATCGCGGAGAACATTCCCGCCTGGGTCTTCATGGAACTGGGCGCGCAGGCGCTGGGCGCGGTCAGCGTGGGGGTGTACCAGAGCAGCGCCGCCAGCGAGGTGCAGTACGTCCTGGACTACACCGACGCCGTGGTGGTGCTGGCCGAGGACGAGGAGCAGGTCGACAAGCTGCTGGAGTGCCGCGCCGCCCTGCCCAGGGTGCGCCGGGTGATCTACGAGGACGCCCGGGGCATGAGCAAGCACGCCGGCGACGACTGGTTCCTGTCCTTCGCGGAGCTGCTGAAGCTGGGCCGGGAACAGCCCGGCGACGTGTTCACCCACGAGTCGGCGCTGGGCAGGCCCGACGACGTCTGCCACTTCAGCCTGACCTCCGGCACCACCGGGTCTCCCAAGGCGGCCATGCTCACGCACCGCAACCTGCTCTACATGGGCGCCTCGCTGGGGCAGGTGGACGGCTTCCGGGCCGGGCAGGACTACCTGAGCTTCCTGCCGATGGCCTGGATCGGCGAGCAGATGATGTCGGTGGCGGTGGCCCTGGCGAACGGCGTGACCGTGAACTTCCCCGAGAGCACACAGACCGCCATGCAGGACCTGGTCGAGGTCGGCCCGCACTTCATCTTCGCGCCGCCGCGCGTGTGGGAGGGCATCCAGAGCCAGATGTACATCCGCATGCAGGAGTCGTACGGCCCCAACCGCGCGCTGTACGCCCGGCTGCTGGGGTGGAGCACCGACGCCGCCGACGCCTCGCTCAGTGGCCGCCGGCCCACGCCGCTGGCCGCCTTCAAACGCTGGGTGGCGTACTGGGGCCTGACCCGCCCGCTGCTCGACCAGCTGGGCTTCCTGCGCCTGAAACACGCCTACACCGGCGGCGCCGCGCTGGGGCCGGACGTCTTCCGCTTCTACCACGGGCTCGGCGTGAACCTGAAGCAGATCTACGGCCAGACCGAGAACATCGGGATCGCCTACGTGCACCGCGACGGCGACGTGCGTTTCGACACGGTGGGCATGATCCTGCCGGGCGGCGAGTGCCGTATCTCCGAGGACGGCGAGATCCTGAGCTGCTCCCCGGCGGTGTGCCAGGGCTACTACAAGAAGCCCGAGGCCACCGCCGAGACCATCAAGGAGGGCTGGCTGCACTCCGGGGACGCCGGCCGCCTGACCGCGGACGGGCACCTGCAGGTCATCGACCGCCTGAAGGACGTGATGCGCTCGGCGGGCGGCGAGACCTTCAGCCCGCAGTACATCGAGAACCGCCTGAAGTTCAGCCCCTTCATCCGCGAGGCCGTGGCCTTCGGGGACGGCCAGGACGAGGTGACGGCCTTCCTGAACGTCGATCCGCTGACCGTGGGGCAGTGGGCCGAAAAGAGGCAGCTGGCCTATTCCACCTACATGGATCTGAGCGGCAAACCCGAGGTGGCCGAGCTGATCCGCCGCGAGGTCGAGGTCGCCAACACGCGCCTGGAGCCGCATGAACGCATCGCGCGCTTCGTGCTGCTGTACAAGCTGCTCGACGCCGACGACGATGAGCTGACCCGCACCGGCAAGGTGCGCCGGGGCGCCATCCGGGAGAAGTACGCGCCCATTGTGGAGGCGCTGTACGACGGCTCGGAGCGGGTGCGCGTGGAGGCCGAGTTCAGATACCAGGACGGCCAGACCCAGCGCCTGGAGACCGACGTGACGGTGCACCGGGTTCCCGGCCAGCCCCAGGGCGCGCCCCGCCGAAGCCAGGCCGCTCCGGTGGGAGCCGGCGCATGA
- a CDS encoding ABC transporter ATP-binding protein, with amino-acid sequence MTAPSIQSAAPPPPTLAAQGDLTVNNVEVVYHDIIQVLRGVSLSVRAGRVTALLGTNGAGKTTTLRAISGLLKPENGKIREGTVSFGGRVLSALNGTDVVKAGVVQVPEGRRVFKHLNVEENLRAGAILGRGHWQSDLERIYTYFPKLRALRSRQAGYTSGGEQQMLAIGRALMAHPRVLLLDEPSLGLAPLLVAEIFENVRRINQEEGLSVLVVEQNANIALRHSDYGYVMEGGRIVMEGESAELASNPDVKEFYLGVTEHGQRKSFRDVKSYKRRKRWM; translated from the coding sequence GTGACCGCACCATCCATCCAGTCCGCCGCGCCTCCACCGCCCACTCTGGCCGCGCAGGGCGACCTGACCGTGAACAACGTGGAGGTCGTCTACCACGACATCATCCAGGTGCTGCGCGGGGTGTCGCTGAGCGTCAGGGCCGGCCGGGTGACGGCCCTGCTGGGCACCAACGGCGCCGGCAAGACCACCACCCTGCGCGCCATCTCGGGGCTGCTCAAGCCCGAGAACGGCAAGATCCGCGAGGGCACCGTGTCGTTCGGCGGCCGCGTCCTCAGCGCCCTGAACGGTACGGACGTCGTGAAGGCCGGGGTGGTGCAGGTGCCCGAGGGCCGCCGGGTCTTCAAGCACCTGAACGTCGAGGAGAACCTGCGCGCCGGGGCGATCCTGGGCCGGGGCCACTGGCAGAGCGATCTGGAGCGCATCTACACCTATTTTCCCAAGCTGCGGGCGCTGCGCTCCAGGCAGGCGGGCTACACCTCGGGCGGCGAGCAGCAGATGCTGGCCATCGGCCGGGCGCTGATGGCCCACCCCAGGGTGCTGCTGCTGGACGAGCCCTCGCTGGGCCTGGCGCCGCTGCTGGTGGCCGAGATCTTCGAGAACGTGCGGCGTATCAATCAGGAGGAGGGCCTGAGCGTATTGGTGGTCGAGCAGAACGCCAACATCGCCCTGCGCCACAGCGACTACGGCTACGTGATGGAAGGGGGCCGGATCGTCATGGAGGGCGAGAGTGCCGAACTGGCCAGCAACCCCGATGTCAAGGAGTTTTACCTGGGCGTGACCGAACACGGCCAGCGCAAGAGCTTCCGCGACGTCAAGAGTTACAAACGCCGCAAACGCTGGATGTAG
- a CDS encoding branched-chain amino acid ABC transporter permease: MELLPQLLLAGVVIGSIYALAALGFVLIYKSSRVINFAHGQIIASGAFIAFALTQAGMNLWLAGLIAMVATFLLGMLIERVFLRRMVGEPIIAVIMVTIGLASVIDGLLHLTPYGAGNYSFPTPAVLGGQGIELFGTQLSRIQLTGVLASLALLAGFTYFFNKSTLGITMRAVADDQMAAMSVGTSVERVFALAWAAAGLTAAAAGVILGLMSGLTLGGLAGIGLKVFPVVILGGLDSVAGAIVGGILIGILENLSAGYLDGLVPGGGTREVFPFIILIAVLLVRPYGLFGTKEIERV, translated from the coding sequence ATGGAACTGCTGCCGCAACTGTTACTGGCCGGTGTGGTGATCGGCTCGATCTACGCCCTGGCCGCGCTGGGCTTCGTGCTGATCTACAAGTCCAGCCGGGTGATCAACTTCGCGCACGGGCAGATCATCGCCAGCGGCGCGTTCATCGCCTTCGCGCTGACCCAGGCCGGCATGAACCTCTGGCTGGCCGGACTGATCGCCATGGTGGCGACGTTCCTGCTGGGCATGTTGATCGAGCGGGTCTTCCTGCGCCGCATGGTGGGCGAGCCGATCATCGCGGTGATCATGGTGACCATCGGGCTGGCCAGCGTCATCGACGGCCTGCTGCACCTCACGCCCTACGGCGCCGGCAACTACTCCTTCCCCACCCCGGCGGTGCTGGGCGGCCAGGGCATCGAGCTGTTCGGCACGCAGCTCTCGCGCATCCAGCTGACCGGGGTGCTGGCCTCGCTGGCGCTGCTGGCGGGCTTCACCTACTTCTTCAACAAGAGCACCCTGGGCATCACCATGCGCGCGGTGGCCGACGACCAGATGGCCGCCATGTCGGTGGGCACCTCGGTCGAGCGGGTGTTCGCGCTGGCCTGGGCGGCGGCGGGCCTCACGGCGGCGGCGGCGGGCGTGATCCTGGGCCTGATGAGCGGCCTGACCCTGGGCGGCCTGGCGGGCATCGGCCTGAAGGTCTTCCCGGTCGTGATCCTGGGTGGGCTGGACTCGGTGGCCGGCGCCATCGTGGGCGGCATATTGATCGGCATCCTGGAAAACCTCTCCGCCGGTTACCTCGACGGCCTGGTGCCCGGCGGCGGCACCCGCGAGGTCTTTCCCTTCATCATCCTGATCGCCGTGCTGCTGGTGCGCCCGTACGGTCTGTTCGGCACGAAGGAGATCGAGCGTGTTTAA
- a CDS encoding branched-chain amino acid ABC transporter permease: MPASRFTQTGNYRTRYQQDQTIFATYAEQASLIVFVLLLLTLPLLLPKTMLRDVNMIMIYAVAVIGLNVTTGYTGLINIGQAAFMGVGAYATALAATRWGLPFFLAIPLGGVAGAVIGTFVGLPSLRLKYLYLAVATLAFQLIFEWSVGHSPLLEQGGAISLPTVQVFGIRDTFLNHNIFWYYLILPVLVALALLWRNVLRTRHGRSLIAVRDNDRAAAAMGIHPGTAKLTAFMIGSFYAGIAGGLFAYFQKAVVIEDYGLSISVQLLAMAIVGGLGSLPGSFLGPLFIVALDRTMEKASQWLGGLNLFPEGVDVTSALRPLSFGLAIVLFLMFEPRGLANWWRLVRMYFKKWPYKF, translated from the coding sequence GTGCCCGCTTCCCGCTTCACCCAGACCGGCAACTACCGCACGCGCTACCAGCAGGATCAGACGATCTTCGCCACGTATGCCGAGCAGGCCAGCCTGATCGTGTTCGTGCTGCTGCTGCTGACCCTGCCGCTGCTGCTGCCCAAGACCATGCTGCGCGACGTGAACATGATCATGATCTACGCGGTCGCGGTGATCGGGCTGAACGTGACCACCGGCTACACCGGCCTGATCAACATCGGGCAGGCGGCCTTCATGGGCGTGGGCGCCTACGCCACGGCGCTGGCGGCGACCCGCTGGGGGCTGCCCTTTTTCCTGGCGATCCCGCTGGGAGGCGTGGCCGGCGCGGTCATCGGCACCTTCGTGGGCCTGCCCAGCCTGCGCCTGAAATACCTGTATCTGGCGGTGGCCACGCTGGCCTTCCAGCTGATCTTCGAGTGGTCGGTCGGGCATTCGCCGCTGCTGGAGCAGGGCGGCGCCATCAGCCTGCCCACCGTGCAGGTCTTCGGCATCCGCGACACTTTCCTGAACCACAACATCTTCTGGTATTACCTGATCCTGCCGGTGCTGGTGGCGCTGGCGCTGCTGTGGCGCAACGTGCTGCGCACCCGGCACGGCCGCTCGCTGATCGCCGTGCGCGACAACGACCGCGCCGCCGCCGCCATGGGCATCCACCCCGGCACCGCCAAGCTGACCGCCTTCATGATCGGTTCCTTCTACGCGGGCATCGCCGGGGGCCTCTTCGCCTACTTCCAGAAGGCCGTGGTGATCGAGGACTACGGCCTGTCCATCTCGGTGCAGCTGCTCGCCATGGCCATCGTGGGCGGCCTGGGCAGCCTGCCGGGCTCCTTCCTGGGGCCGCTGTTCATCGTGGCGCTCGACCGCACCATGGAAAAGGCCAGCCAGTGGCTCGGCGGCCTGAACCTCTTCCCGGAGGGCGTGGACGTGACCAGCGCCCTGCGGCCCCTCTCCTTCGGCCTCGCTATCGTCCTCTTCCTGATGTTCGAGCCGCGCGGGCTGGCGAACTGGTGGCGGCTGGTGAGGATGTATTTCAAGAAGTGGCCGTACAAGTTCTAA